A stretch of Anaeromyxobacter dehalogenans 2CP-1 DNA encodes these proteins:
- the erpA gene encoding iron-sulfur cluster insertion protein ErpA — MEATTIAAPAVSSPDLGIPNFVSLTSKAIEMVKDAIAREGLAGYGIRVGVMGGGCAGFQYSMDFEKDPRDGDLSLEQDGIKLYVDPMSSMYLQGVTIDYVVGLQGAGFKFNNPNARTTCGCGSSFSY, encoded by the coding sequence ATGGAAGCCACCACCATCGCCGCCCCGGCCGTATCCTCCCCCGATCTGGGCATCCCGAACTTCGTCAGCCTGACCTCGAAGGCGATCGAGATGGTGAAGGACGCCATCGCGCGCGAGGGCCTCGCGGGCTACGGCATCCGCGTCGGCGTGATGGGCGGCGGCTGCGCCGGGTTCCAGTACTCGATGGACTTCGAGAAGGACCCGCGCGACGGCGACCTCTCGCTCGAGCAGGACGGCATCAAGCTCTACGTCGATCCGATGAGCTCGATGTACCTCCAGGGCGTGACCATCGACTACGTCGTGGGCCTGCAGGGCGCCGGGTTCAAGTTCAACAACCCGAACGCCCGCACCACCTGCGGCTGCGGCTCGTCCTTCTCGTACTAG
- a CDS encoding MBL fold metallo-hydrolase, with product MLVVRHAVVGPFAANCWLAACGRTGEAVLVDPGAEVHRALALADPSGWRITRIFCTHGHIDHVGGGAEARAATGAPLQIHAADDAWLAALPRQAEMFGFDPVEAPEVDHHHVDGEAFRVGDCEAQVIHTPGHSAGSCSLWFPGEQILFTGDTLFAGSVGRTDLPGGDFDALERSIKERLFPLGDAVRFHPGHGPAGTLGEERRANPFVGESPRRGRFI from the coding sequence ATGCTCGTGGTCCGCCACGCGGTGGTCGGCCCGTTCGCGGCCAACTGCTGGCTCGCCGCCTGCGGGCGCACCGGCGAGGCCGTGCTGGTCGATCCCGGCGCCGAGGTGCACCGCGCGCTCGCGCTCGCCGATCCGTCCGGCTGGCGCATCACCCGGATCTTCTGCACCCACGGCCACATCGATCACGTGGGCGGCGGCGCCGAGGCCCGCGCCGCCACCGGCGCGCCGCTGCAGATCCACGCGGCCGACGACGCCTGGCTGGCGGCGCTGCCCCGCCAGGCCGAGATGTTCGGCTTCGATCCCGTGGAGGCGCCCGAGGTGGATCACCACCACGTGGACGGCGAGGCGTTCCGGGTGGGCGACTGCGAGGCGCAGGTGATCCACACGCCGGGGCACAGCGCCGGCTCGTGCAGCCTGTGGTTCCCCGGCGAGCAGATCCTGTTCACCGGCGACACGCTCTTCGCCGGCTCGGTCGGCCGCACCGACCTCCCCGGCGGCGACTTCGACGCGCTGGAGCGCTCGATCAAGGAGCGGCTGTTCCCGCTCGGCGACGCGGTGCGCTTCCACCCGGGCCACGGGCCGGCCGGCACGCTGGGCGAGGAGCGCCGCGCCAACCCGTTCGTCGGCGAGTCGCCGCGGCGCGGCCGGTTCATCTAG
- a CDS encoding enoyl-ACP reductase FabI, which yields MSEQNETAVAHLPLGGIMKGKRALITGVANERSIAWAIAEAFRAEGAELAFTYPGEAMGKRVRPLAEQAGAKAILDCDVAKDEDIARTAAEIGKIWPQVDVLVHSIGYAPREALDGRFADVTTRETWRIALDVSAYSLIGLARAFKPMMKPGASIVCLTYYGAEKVVRNYNVMGVAKAALECSTRYLAEDLGQEGIRVNAISAGPLKTLAAAGIKGMRSMLGENADKTPLRRNIEQDDCARAALYLCSDLARNVTGEILHVDAGQNIMGVVSMS from the coding sequence ATGAGCGAGCAGAACGAGACCGCGGTTGCCCACCTCCCGCTCGGCGGGATCATGAAGGGCAAGCGCGCGCTGATCACCGGCGTCGCGAACGAGCGGTCCATCGCGTGGGCCATCGCGGAGGCGTTCCGCGCCGAGGGCGCCGAGCTGGCGTTCACCTATCCCGGCGAGGCGATGGGCAAGCGGGTGCGCCCGCTCGCCGAGCAGGCCGGCGCGAAGGCCATCCTCGACTGCGACGTCGCGAAGGACGAGGACATCGCCCGCACCGCGGCCGAGATCGGCAAGATCTGGCCGCAGGTGGACGTGCTGGTGCACTCGATCGGCTACGCGCCGCGCGAGGCGCTCGACGGCCGCTTCGCCGACGTCACCACCCGCGAGACCTGGCGCATCGCGCTGGACGTCTCCGCCTACTCGCTCATCGGCCTCGCCCGGGCGTTCAAGCCGATGATGAAGCCGGGCGCCTCCATCGTGTGCCTCACGTACTACGGCGCCGAGAAGGTGGTCCGGAACTACAACGTGATGGGCGTCGCGAAGGCCGCGCTGGAGTGCTCGACGCGCTACCTGGCCGAGGACCTCGGGCAGGAGGGCATCCGGGTGAACGCCATCAGCGCCGGCCCGCTCAAGACGCTCGCCGCCGCCGGCATCAAGGGCATGCGCTCCATGCTCGGCGAGAACGCCGACAAGACGCCGCTGCGCCGGAACATCGAGCAGGACGACTGCGCCCGCGCCGCCCTCTACCTGTGCTCTGACCTCGCCCGCAACGTGACCGGCGAGATCCTCCACGTGGACGCCGGCCAGAACATCATGGGCGTGGTGAGCATGTCGTAG
- a CDS encoding tetratricopeptide repeat protein: MTPDQRLETFRKFVEKSPDDPFARYSLAMALRSAGHGEEAAQEFRELGRRVPDYVPTYLMLGQVLETLGRDGEAAQAYQDGVAVATRKQDGHAVSELTQALDAVRARGAQG; the protein is encoded by the coding sequence ATGACCCCGGACCAGCGGCTCGAGACGTTTCGCAAGTTCGTCGAGAAGAGCCCGGACGACCCCTTCGCACGCTACTCCCTCGCCATGGCCCTGCGATCCGCGGGCCACGGCGAGGAGGCGGCGCAGGAGTTCCGCGAGCTCGGCCGCCGCGTTCCGGACTACGTGCCGACCTACCTGATGCTCGGGCAGGTGCTCGAGACGCTGGGGCGTGACGGCGAGGCGGCGCAGGCCTACCAGGACGGGGTCGCCGTGGCGACCCGCAAGCAGGACGGACACGCGGTGAGCGAGCTGACCCAGGCGCTCGACGCGGTCCGCGCCAGAGGAGCTCAAGGATGA
- the mobA gene encoding molybdenum cofactor guanylyltransferase — translation MASIRIAGCTGALVAGGKATRMGGLPKGLLQVDGEPIAARALRLFRALFDDALVVANDPVPYAALGARVIPDALPGKGAPSGVHAALAAASTPWIFTAACDMPFLAEAPIGFLAGLRAGAPAVVVRWGGRLQPLHALWSRACLPVLEAELRAGDPSLQGLARRVGARVVEEAEWRAVDPLGRAFENANTPEDAARLGLSR, via the coding sequence ATGGCGTCGATCCGCATCGCCGGCTGCACCGGGGCGCTCGTGGCGGGCGGGAAGGCCACGCGGATGGGCGGCCTCCCCAAAGGGCTGCTCCAGGTGGACGGCGAGCCCATCGCCGCCCGCGCGCTGCGCCTGTTCCGCGCCCTGTTCGACGACGCGCTCGTGGTCGCGAACGATCCGGTGCCGTACGCCGCGCTCGGCGCGCGCGTGATCCCCGACGCCCTCCCGGGCAAGGGCGCGCCGTCCGGCGTGCACGCCGCGCTCGCCGCCGCGTCCACGCCGTGGATCTTCACCGCCGCGTGCGACATGCCCTTCCTCGCCGAGGCGCCCATCGGGTTCCTGGCCGGGCTGCGGGCCGGCGCGCCGGCGGTGGTGGTGCGCTGGGGCGGGCGGTTGCAGCCGCTGCACGCGCTCTGGTCGCGCGCCTGCCTGCCGGTGCTCGAGGCGGAGCTGCGCGCCGGGGATCCCTCGCTGCAGGGCCTCGCGCGGCGCGTGGGCGCGCGGGTGGTGGAGGAGGCGGAGTGGCGCGCGGTGGATCCGCTCGGCCGGGCGTTCGAGAACGCGAACACGCCCGAGGACGCCGCGCGGCTCGGGCTCTCGCGCTGA
- the crcB gene encoding fluoride efflux transporter CrcB codes for MARLLLVCLGGALGSGARYLTSAWALRAFGPDFPRGTLLVNVSGSFLLAGIMTASLQSEAVPPDLRLFLAAGVMGGFTTYSSFNYETLALVEQGRLAAAAAYLLATVLGCLAAAFAATLLVRWLAG; via the coding sequence GTGGCCCGCCTCCTCCTCGTCTGCCTCGGCGGCGCGCTCGGGAGCGGCGCGCGCTACCTGACGTCCGCGTGGGCGCTGCGGGCGTTCGGCCCGGACTTCCCACGCGGCACCCTGCTCGTGAACGTGTCCGGCTCGTTCCTGCTCGCCGGGATCATGACCGCCTCGCTGCAGAGCGAGGCGGTCCCGCCCGACCTGCGGCTGTTCCTGGCGGCCGGGGTCATGGGCGGCTTCACCACCTACTCGTCCTTCAACTACGAGACGCTCGCGCTCGTGGAGCAGGGCCGGCTGGCGGCCGCCGCCGCCTACCTGCTCGCCACGGTCCTGGGCTGCCTCGCGGCCGCGTTCGCCGCCACGCTGCTGGTGCGCTGGCTGGCGGGGTGA
- a CDS encoding DUF1841 family protein → MDYDADHAPDPSAWLAADEDERLRAVEAHHAGLASHARMPKPRLHAALHLVVEAQLASGEPPEARRALERLVAGGLPRHEAVHAVGLLVANAASAALEGRTFDATTYARELDGLTVEGWRAAGKE, encoded by the coding sequence GTGGACTACGACGCCGATCACGCCCCCGACCCGAGCGCCTGGCTCGCCGCGGACGAGGACGAGCGCCTCCGTGCCGTCGAGGCGCACCACGCCGGCCTGGCCTCGCACGCGCGCATGCCGAAGCCGCGCCTGCACGCGGCCCTGCACCTGGTGGTCGAGGCGCAGCTCGCGAGCGGCGAGCCGCCGGAGGCGCGCCGCGCGCTGGAGCGGCTCGTGGCGGGCGGGCTGCCCCGGCACGAGGCCGTGCACGCCGTCGGCCTGCTCGTCGCGAACGCCGCCAGCGCCGCGCTGGAGGGGCGCACGTTCGACGCCACCACCTACGCCCGCGAGCTCGACGGGCTCACGGTCGAGGGCTGGCGCGCGGCCGGCAAGGAGTGA
- a CDS encoding class I SAM-dependent methyltransferase gives MTFAVPAAAYDRFMGRYSRPLAPRFIDFAGVAEGPALDVGCGPGNLAAALAERLGSAQVAAVDPSEPFVEACRARVPGADVRRASGEALPFEDRAFAAALSQLVLSFVKEPDGMAAELGRVVRPGGVVAACTFEASGLALATAFWDAAIALDPAAPDDARIPFRRLPELQALFARAGFREIRAGTLEVEARYEDFDEDLWRSLGAGIGPMGAYLAAQPPGQQALLRDGCWERLGRPSGAFTLPARAIAVRARV, from the coding sequence ATGACCTTCGCCGTCCCCGCCGCGGCCTACGACCGCTTCATGGGCCGCTACTCGCGGCCGCTCGCGCCGCGCTTCATCGACTTCGCCGGCGTGGCGGAGGGGCCCGCGCTCGACGTGGGCTGCGGCCCGGGCAACCTCGCCGCGGCGCTCGCGGAGCGGCTCGGGAGCGCGCAGGTGGCGGCGGTCGATCCCTCGGAGCCGTTCGTGGAGGCGTGCCGTGCGCGCGTGCCCGGCGCCGACGTGCGGCGCGCCTCCGGCGAGGCCCTGCCGTTCGAGGACCGCGCGTTCGCGGCGGCGCTCTCGCAGCTCGTGCTCTCGTTCGTGAAGGAGCCGGACGGGATGGCGGCGGAGCTCGGCCGCGTGGTGCGCCCGGGCGGCGTGGTGGCGGCGTGCACGTTCGAGGCGAGCGGGCTCGCGCTCGCGACCGCGTTCTGGGACGCGGCCATCGCGCTCGATCCCGCCGCGCCGGACGACGCGCGGATCCCGTTCCGGCGGCTCCCGGAGCTGCAGGCGCTGTTCGCCCGCGCCGGCTTCCGCGAGATCCGCGCCGGGACGCTGGAGGTCGAGGCGCGGTACGAGGACTTCGACGAGGACCTGTGGCGCTCGCTGGGCGCCGGCATCGGACCCATGGGCGCCTACCTGGCCGCCCAGCCGCCGGGCCAGCAGGCGCTGCTCCGCGACGGCTGCTGGGAGCGGCTGGGGCGCCCCTCCGGCGCGTTCACGCTGCCGGCCCGGGCCATCGCGGTGCGCGCCCGGGTCTGA
- a CDS encoding TraR/DksA family transcriptional regulator produces MVRSAAGLTPAQLETLRGKLEAERRRVQRLLATPVEDVPAEGERTEPEEVAQRSTEAAHHLGVAERERALLADIERALAKLDAGTYGVSERTGEPIAYPRLAAVPWTRVAAEDEE; encoded by the coding sequence ATGGTGCGCAGCGCAGCGGGGCTCACCCCGGCGCAGCTCGAGACGCTCCGCGGGAAGCTCGAGGCGGAGCGCAGGCGCGTGCAGCGCCTGCTCGCGACGCCGGTCGAGGACGTGCCGGCAGAGGGCGAGCGCACCGAGCCGGAGGAGGTCGCTCAGCGCTCGACCGAGGCCGCCCACCACCTGGGTGTGGCGGAGCGCGAGCGCGCGCTGCTCGCCGACATCGAGCGCGCGCTCGCGAAGCTGGACGCGGGCACGTACGGCGTGAGCGAGCGCACCGGCGAGCCCATCGCGTACCCGCGCCTCGCGGCGGTGCCCTGGACCCGCGTCGCGGCCGAAGACGAGGAGTGA
- a CDS encoding pirin family protein, producing MAEDAARADRAGPAIETVLVPRTRELAGVRVGRVLPAMQRRMVGPFVFLDEMGPVLFRGGDGLDVAPHPHVGLATVTYLFEGELLHRDSLGSVQVIAPGAVNWMTAGRGIAHSERTPPAARAAGGRLSGIQSWVALPRAHEEDEPSFAHVAAEALPTLEEGGVRLRVIAGAFAGARSPVRVLSETLYVDAALAAGARLEVPADQEERTILVASGEIEADGARFPAGQLLVLRRGAPVVLRAPSTSRVLLLGGEPIDGERHVWWNFVSSSRDRIEQAAADWRAGRFASIPGERDPIPLPERPPGVRIR from the coding sequence ATGGCGGAGGATGCGGCGAGGGCGGACCGGGCCGGGCCGGCGATCGAGACGGTGCTGGTCCCGCGCACGCGCGAGCTCGCCGGGGTGAGGGTCGGGCGCGTGCTGCCCGCCATGCAGCGGCGGATGGTGGGGCCGTTCGTGTTCCTCGACGAGATGGGGCCGGTCCTGTTCCGCGGCGGAGACGGGCTCGACGTCGCCCCGCATCCGCACGTCGGGCTCGCCACCGTCACGTATCTCTTCGAGGGCGAGCTGCTGCACCGCGACAGCCTCGGCTCGGTGCAGGTGATCGCGCCCGGCGCGGTGAACTGGATGACCGCCGGGCGCGGGATCGCGCACTCCGAGCGGACGCCGCCCGCCGCGAGGGCGGCCGGCGGCCGGCTGTCCGGGATCCAGAGCTGGGTGGCGCTGCCGCGCGCCCACGAGGAGGACGAGCCGTCGTTCGCGCACGTCGCCGCCGAGGCGCTCCCGACGCTGGAGGAGGGCGGGGTGCGCCTGCGGGTGATCGCCGGCGCGTTCGCCGGCGCGCGCTCGCCGGTGAGGGTCCTCTCCGAGACGCTCTACGTGGACGCCGCGCTCGCCGCGGGTGCGCGCCTCGAGGTGCCGGCGGACCAGGAGGAGCGGACGATCCTGGTGGCGAGCGGCGAGATCGAGGCGGACGGGGCTCGCTTCCCGGCCGGGCAGCTCCTGGTGCTGCGCCGCGGGGCGCCGGTGGTGCTGCGCGCGCCGTCGACGTCGCGCGTGCTGCTGCTCGGCGGCGAGCCCATCGACGGCGAGCGCCACGTCTGGTGGAACTTCGTCTCAAGCTCCAGGGACCGGATCGAGCAGGCAGCGGCCGACTGGCGGGCCGGGCGGTTCGCGTCCATCCCCGGTGAGCGGGACCCCATCCCGCTGCCGGAGCGGCCGCCAGGGGTGCGGATCCGCTGA
- a CDS encoding DUF748 domain-containing protein, translating to MSDTTPKAPRRRRWLRAAALLGGLLCAYTALGFLAAPSLVRRVAVKQASAALHRPVEIDRVRINPLALSVTVEGLRVKHGDGAPFAAWDSLYVRLAPLRLLAGDVGFAEIRLVRPALHVGLDARGALTFEDLLAGDPAAAKAGAPAAPAKQGGLGLSIRRLAVEEARVVFRDATRKPAFETTLGPLTVRLDSFRTRGGGDSPYSFTGTTESGETFRWTGTVRSAPLRSSGTLAFERIQLPKYAPYIHDQAPVDLAEGVLDLETAYELAWGADARVLRTSGGKLTVERLALAPRGQADAPVRLPRVEVAGIQVDALAKQASVATVAVRGGAVRARLEQDGTLELARMAPPPSPASPEPWRWSVGALEVSGLAVDVEDRSTARPVRLPLTEVAVKLEGIRPGPETACPLAASLAWNGRGRLAVKGEVRPFGDRGTLALEAEALDLVPLAPYLDTSLVAQLTAGRAGAKATIGYDLAGQAPRWTFAGDVRLDALAVAEAGNEDLLRWRALEVTGIDAASTPPRAAVRRVRLLEPRVKAYVWEDGATSVARALRPASAPAAPAPAGPAWRTSIGSVEVAGGRLALVDRSVTPAAVVNLTGGQATVTRLSSDPTVRSSVDVRLQVEGASPVRVTGTLNPLQKEAYTELVVASEGVDLSPLGPYAGKFLGYGLQKGKLDLDLKYTVVNRALTSTNVVRVNQLTLGDKTESPDATKVPVRLALALLQDREGVILLDVPVEGNLDDPEFRLGKVIWRTILNVLVKVATSPFTALASLVGGDQADLSLVEFTPGTAEPLPAAKERIALLARSLGQRPTLGLELEGSADAAQDGAALRRAALERALRRARAETLRTAPASLDEVTLGAEERVRLVKAAYHAAFPAAPPAQKGEAAPAPTPQEMEERLAAAAQVPEDAYRALAAERAQRAREALIAAGLDQARLFLAQGGERARKEGGARVYFSVR from the coding sequence ATGTCCGACACCACCCCGAAGGCGCCGCGCCGCCGCCGCTGGCTCCGCGCCGCCGCCCTCCTCGGCGGGCTCCTGTGCGCGTACACCGCGCTCGGCTTCCTGGCGGCGCCGTCGCTCGTCCGCCGGGTCGCGGTGAAGCAGGCGTCGGCCGCGCTGCACCGGCCGGTCGAGATCGACCGCGTGCGGATCAACCCGCTCGCGCTCTCGGTCACGGTGGAGGGACTCCGGGTGAAGCACGGCGACGGCGCGCCGTTCGCGGCCTGGGACTCGCTCTACGTCCGGCTCGCGCCGCTCCGCCTGCTCGCCGGGGACGTCGGGTTCGCCGAGATCCGCCTGGTGCGCCCGGCCCTGCACGTGGGCCTCGACGCGCGGGGCGCGCTCACGTTCGAGGACCTGCTGGCGGGCGATCCCGCGGCGGCGAAGGCGGGCGCCCCCGCGGCCCCGGCGAAGCAGGGCGGGCTGGGGCTCTCCATCCGGCGGCTCGCGGTGGAGGAGGCGCGGGTGGTGTTCCGCGACGCCACCCGCAAGCCGGCGTTCGAGACCACCCTCGGCCCGCTCACCGTGCGCCTGGACTCCTTCCGGACGCGCGGCGGCGGCGACAGCCCGTACTCGTTCACCGGCACCACCGAGTCGGGCGAGACGTTCCGGTGGACCGGCACGGTCCGGAGCGCGCCGCTCCGCTCCTCGGGCACGCTCGCGTTCGAGCGGATCCAGCTCCCCAAGTACGCGCCCTACATCCACGACCAGGCGCCGGTGGACCTAGCCGAGGGCGTGCTCGACCTCGAGACCGCCTACGAGCTGGCGTGGGGCGCCGACGCCCGCGTGCTGCGCACGTCCGGCGGCAAGCTGACCGTGGAGCGCCTCGCGCTGGCGCCGCGCGGCCAGGCCGACGCGCCGGTGCGGCTGCCGCGGGTGGAGGTCGCCGGGATCCAGGTGGACGCGCTCGCGAAGCAGGCCTCCGTCGCGACGGTGGCGGTGCGCGGCGGCGCGGTGCGGGCGCGCCTGGAGCAGGACGGCACGCTCGAGCTGGCGCGGATGGCGCCACCGCCCTCCCCGGCCTCTCCGGAGCCCTGGCGCTGGTCGGTGGGCGCGCTGGAGGTCTCGGGCCTGGCGGTGGACGTCGAGGATCGCTCCACCGCGCGGCCCGTCCGGCTCCCGCTCACCGAGGTGGCGGTGAAGCTGGAGGGGATCCGCCCCGGCCCGGAGACGGCCTGCCCGCTCGCCGCGTCGCTCGCCTGGAACGGGCGTGGCCGGCTCGCGGTGAAGGGCGAGGTCCGCCCGTTCGGCGATCGCGGCACGCTCGCGCTCGAGGCGGAGGCGCTCGACCTCGTGCCGCTCGCGCCGTACCTCGACACGTCGCTGGTGGCGCAGCTCACCGCCGGGCGCGCCGGCGCGAAGGCCACGATCGGCTACGACCTCGCCGGCCAGGCGCCGCGCTGGACGTTCGCCGGGGACGTCCGGCTCGACGCGCTCGCGGTGGCGGAGGCCGGCAACGAGGACCTGCTCCGCTGGCGGGCGCTGGAGGTGACCGGCATCGACGCCGCCTCGACCCCGCCGCGCGCCGCGGTGCGCCGGGTGCGCCTCCTCGAGCCGCGGGTGAAGGCGTACGTCTGGGAGGACGGGGCCACCAGCGTGGCGCGCGCGCTCCGCCCGGCGTCGGCTCCGGCGGCGCCCGCGCCCGCCGGACCGGCCTGGCGCACCTCGATCGGCAGCGTGGAGGTCGCCGGGGGGCGGCTCGCCCTGGTGGACCGCTCGGTGACGCCCGCGGCGGTGGTGAACCTGACCGGCGGCCAGGCGACGGTGACGCGGCTGTCCTCGGACCCGACGGTGCGCTCCAGCGTGGACGTGCGCCTGCAGGTGGAGGGCGCCTCGCCGGTGCGCGTCACCGGCACGCTCAACCCGCTGCAGAAGGAGGCGTACACGGAGCTCGTGGTCGCCTCGGAGGGCGTGGACCTGTCGCCGCTCGGCCCGTACGCCGGCAAGTTCCTGGGCTACGGCCTGCAGAAGGGGAAGCTCGACCTCGATCTCAAGTACACGGTGGTGAACCGCGCGCTCACCTCCACCAACGTGGTCCGGGTCAACCAGCTCACGCTGGGTGACAAGACCGAGAGCCCGGACGCGACCAAGGTCCCGGTGCGGCTGGCGCTGGCGCTCCTGCAGGACCGAGAGGGCGTGATCCTGCTCGACGTGCCGGTGGAGGGGAACCTCGACGACCCCGAGTTCCGCCTGGGCAAGGTGATCTGGCGCACCATCCTGAACGTGCTCGTGAAGGTCGCCACCTCGCCGTTCACCGCGCTCGCGTCGCTGGTGGGCGGCGACCAGGCCGACCTGTCGCTGGTGGAGTTCACCCCGGGCACCGCCGAGCCGCTGCCGGCCGCGAAGGAGCGCATCGCGCTGCTGGCGAGGTCGCTCGGGCAGCGGCCCACGCTCGGCCTCGAGCTGGAGGGCTCCGCCGACGCGGCCCAGGACGGCGCCGCGCTGCGCCGCGCCGCGCTGGAGCGCGCGCTCCGCCGGGCCAGGGCCGAGACGCTCCGCACCGCGCCGGCGAGCCTGGACGAGGTGACGCTCGGCGCGGAGGAGCGCGTGCGGCTGGTGAAGGCGGCCTACCACGCGGCGTTCCCCGCCGCGCCGCCCGCGCAGAAGGGCGAGGCCGCGCCGGCGCCCACGCCGCAGGAGATGGAGGAGCGGCTCGCGGCGGCGGCCCAGGTGCCGGAGGACGCGTACCGGGCGCTCGCGGCCGAGCGGGCGCAGCGCGCGCGGGAGGCGCTCATCGCGGCCGGCCTGGACCAGGCGCGGCTCTTCCTCGCGCAGGGCGGCGAGCGCGCCCGCAAGGAGGGCGGCGCGCGCGTCTACTTCAGCGTGCGCTGA
- a CDS encoding IS1182-like element ISAde2 family transposase gives MSEHDAPRVVRPVRNQLSLQPTDLEALVPDEHPVRAIWTLVERLDLSAFYDEIASRGSNAGRPATDPAVLLALWLFANSEGVGSARLLERLCERDAPYRWICGGVPVNHHTLADFRVEHGKKLDRLMTQVLAALMKEGVVQLRRVAQDGMKVRASAGAASFRRRQSLERCRKEAEEQVRKLRREIESDPSASTKRVQAAKERAAQARLDAVEAALAEVEVVEKQRVERDEKKPSDARRRGEIRVSTTDAESRVMKMADGGFRPAYNVQFATDESGVIVGTDVTNNGTDQPHVVPMLDEIRRRTGETPREYLVDGGFVTLDNIEAIAERGATPYAPLPKPKSKAVDPHAPKRNDTPAIGAWRVRMGTEDAKRVYVQRGVLAERTNADLRVHRRLDRLNVRGLVKVKTIVLLAAISFNIMRLVASRLSA, from the coding sequence GTGAGCGAACACGACGCGCCGCGGGTGGTGAGGCCGGTCCGAAATCAACTCTCGCTGCAGCCGACGGACCTCGAAGCGCTGGTCCCGGACGAGCACCCGGTTCGCGCCATCTGGACGTTGGTCGAGCGGCTGGACCTGTCGGCGTTCTACGACGAGATCGCGTCGCGCGGCAGCAATGCTGGGCGGCCAGCAACGGACCCGGCGGTGCTGCTCGCGCTGTGGCTGTTCGCCAACTCGGAGGGCGTGGGGAGCGCGCGGTTGCTCGAGCGGCTGTGCGAGCGGGACGCGCCCTACCGCTGGATCTGCGGCGGGGTGCCGGTGAACCACCATACGCTCGCCGACTTTCGCGTGGAGCACGGGAAGAAGCTCGACCGGCTCATGACGCAGGTGCTGGCCGCGCTCATGAAGGAAGGCGTGGTGCAGCTCCGGCGCGTGGCGCAGGACGGGATGAAGGTCCGGGCGAGCGCCGGCGCGGCGAGCTTCCGGCGTCGTCAGTCACTGGAGCGCTGCCGCAAAGAAGCCGAGGAACAGGTCCGAAAGCTCAGGCGCGAGATCGAGAGCGATCCGTCAGCTTCGACGAAGCGTGTTCAGGCTGCGAAGGAGCGGGCCGCGCAAGCTCGGCTCGATGCCGTCGAGGCCGCACTTGCGGAGGTCGAAGTCGTCGAGAAGCAGCGCGTCGAGCGAGACGAGAAGAAGCCCTCGGACGCGAGGCGTCGCGGCGAGATCCGCGTCAGCACCACGGACGCGGAGAGCCGCGTGATGAAGATGGCGGACGGTGGGTTCCGGCCCGCCTACAACGTGCAGTTCGCGACGGACGAGAGCGGTGTCATCGTGGGCACCGACGTCACGAACAACGGTACCGACCAGCCGCACGTCGTGCCGATGCTCGACGAGATCCGGCGCCGAACGGGCGAGACGCCACGCGAGTACCTGGTCGACGGTGGCTTCGTGACGCTCGACAACATCGAGGCCATCGCAGAGCGGGGCGCGACTCCGTATGCGCCGCTGCCGAAGCCGAAGAGCAAAGCCGTCGATCCGCACGCTCCGAAGCGCAACGACACACCTGCGATCGGGGCCTGGCGCGTGCGGATGGGGACAGAGGACGCCAAGCGCGTCTACGTGCAGCGCGGCGTCCTCGCCGAGAGGACGAACGCAGATCTCCGTGTGCACCGGCGACTCGACCGGCTGAACGTCCGAGGGCTGGTAAAGGTGAAGACGATCGTGCTGCTCGCCGCGATCAGCTTCAACATCATGCGTCTCGTCGCGAGCAGACTCTCGGCCTAA